From the Xyrauchen texanus isolate HMW12.3.18 chromosome 49, RBS_HiC_50CHRs, whole genome shotgun sequence genome, one window contains:
- the LOC127640156 gene encoding solute carrier family 25 member 44-like — MIQQKRNIQIIEWEDLDKRKFYSLGIFMTMTTRATVYPFTLIRTRLQVQKGKSLYNGTFDAFCKILKAEGVHGLYRGFMVNTFTLISGQAYITTYELVRKYMSCYSSNNTVKSLVAGGSASLVAQSITVPIDVVSQQLMVQGQGCQLTRFKLKSKMAMATSKNKITFGQTRDIAVQIFHADGFRGFYRGYVASLLTYIPNSAVWWPFYHFYAEQLSRLAPADCPHLILQAVAGPMAAATASTLTNPMDVVRARVQVEGRSSVIETFKQLLAEEGTWGLTKGLSARIISSTPTSVLIVIGYETLKRLSLRPELVDTRHW; from the exons ATGATTCAACAGAAGCGCAACATTCAGATCATTGAATGGGAAGATCTGGACAAGAGGAAGTTCTACTCGCTGGGCATTTTCATGACCATGACGACACGGGCGACTGTCTATCCATTCACCCTGATCCGCACCAGACTGCAGGTCCAGAAAGGGAAGTCACTCTATAACGGCACCTTCGATGCCTTCTGTAAGATCCTGAAGGCAGAGGGCGTGCATGGACTCTACCGAGGGTTCATGGTCAACACATTCACCCTAATCTCAGGTCAGGCCTACATCACCACATATGAATTGGTGAGGAAATACATGTCCTGTTACTCCTCCAATAACACTGTGAAGTCTCTGGTGGCGGGCGGATCGGCATCACTCGTGGCCCAGAGCATCACGGTGCCCATTGATGTGGTGTCCCAGCAGCTGATGGTGCAGGGTCAGGGGTGTCAACTCACCCGCTTTAAACTCAAGTCCAAGATGGCTATGGCCacatcaaaaaacaaaataacatttggTCAGACTAGAGACATTGCGGTTCAGATTTTCCACGCGGATGGATTTCGGGGGTTTTATCGTGGTTATGTGGCATCGCTGCTCACCTACATACCCAACAGTGCAGTCTGGTGGCCCTTTTATCATTTTTATGCAG AGCAGCTCTCCAGGCTGGCCCCTGCTGACTGCCCGCACCTGATCCTGCAGGCCGTGGCTGGACCAATGGCTGCAGCTACAGCCTCGACATTGACCAACCCCATGGATGTGGTCAGAGCCAGAGTACAg GTTGAAGGCCGTTCGTCAGTTATCGAGACGTTTAAGCAGCTCCTGGCTGAAGAGGGCACGTGGGGTCTCACCAAGGGTCTGTCTGCTCGCATCATTTCCTCTACGCCCACCTCCGTCTTGATCGTCATCGGTTACGAGACACTGAAGAGACTCAGTCTGCGGCCTGAACTGGTAGACACCAGACACTGGTGA